One genomic segment of Balaenoptera musculus isolate JJ_BM4_2016_0621 chromosome 11, mBalMus1.pri.v3, whole genome shotgun sequence includes these proteins:
- the LOC118904291 gene encoding 60S ribosomal protein L12-like, which yields MTPKFHPNEIKVVYLRCTGREVSATSALAPKIGPLGLSPKNTGDDITKATGDWKALRITVKLTIQNRQAQTEVVPSASALIIKAIKEPPRDRKKQKNIKHSGNITFDEIVSIARQMLHRSLARELSGTIKKILGTAQSLGCNVDDRHPHDIIDEINSGVVECPAG from the coding sequence ATGACACCTAAGTTCCACCCCAACGAGATCAAAGTCGTGTACCTGAGGTGCACTGGTAGGGAAGTCAGTGCGACATCTGCCCTGGCCCCCAAGATTGGCCCCCTGGGTCTATCTCCAAAAAACACTGGTGATGACATCACCAAGGCAACTGGTGATTGGAAGGCTCTGAGGATTACAGTGAAACTGACCATTCAGAACAGACAGGCCCAGACTGAGGTGGTACCTTCTGCTTCTGCCCTGATCATCAAAGCCATCAAGGAACCaccaagagacagaaagaagcagaaaaacattaAGCACAGTGGAAACATCACTTTTGATGAGATTGTCAGCATTGCCCGACAGATGCTGCATCGGTCTTTAGCTAGAGAACTCTCTGGAACCATTAAAAAGATCCTGGGGACTGCCCAGTCTCTGGGCTGCAATGTTGATGACCGTCACCCTCATGACATCATAGATGAAATCAACAGTGGTGTGGTGGAATGCCCAGCTGGTTAA